Proteins co-encoded in one Bremerella sp. TYQ1 genomic window:
- a CDS encoding amidohydrolase family protein: MLGFFRNVLHLAVLAAVTLAAAQVAFAQADETDPPLDGEDGRPLAIGEFRPEATLKVRQTNLSHAKFPVVDDHTHFRYRLKHSTEQLDDFVAVMDRNNIAVCVSLDGRLGADFDEHAKYLWTKYPDRFLIYANIDWQGEGDPDKPETWACQRPEFGRRMALELAEVKKRGASGLKLFKQFGLGYKDADGSFLKIDDPRWDPIWEACGKLGLPVIIHTADPVAFFDPIDKTNERWEELSRHPDWSFHGDKFPSREELLAARNRVIERHPETTFIGAHFANNSEDLATVTEWLEKYPNLYIEPASRISELGRQPYTARDFIMKYQDRILFGTDGPWPEERLRYYWRFFETYDEYFPYSEKVPPPQGLWYIYGIGLPDDVLKKIYHENAAKIIPGVKEKLMKYNARQSAS; the protein is encoded by the coding sequence ATGTTGGGTTTCTTCCGAAACGTGCTTCACTTGGCAGTGCTGGCGGCCGTTACGCTTGCCGCGGCCCAGGTTGCCTTCGCTCAAGCGGACGAAACCGATCCTCCCCTCGATGGCGAAGATGGCAGGCCGCTGGCCATCGGCGAATTCCGCCCCGAAGCGACCCTGAAGGTTCGCCAAACGAACTTATCGCACGCCAAGTTTCCTGTCGTCGACGATCACACCCACTTTCGCTACCGCTTGAAACATTCCACAGAACAATTAGACGACTTTGTCGCGGTGATGGATCGCAACAATATCGCAGTTTGCGTCAGCTTGGATGGTCGCCTGGGGGCCGACTTCGACGAGCATGCGAAGTACCTCTGGACGAAGTACCCCGATCGGTTCCTCATCTATGCCAACATCGACTGGCAAGGAGAGGGGGATCCTGACAAGCCGGAGACGTGGGCCTGTCAACGTCCCGAGTTTGGGCGCCGCATGGCGTTGGAATTGGCCGAAGTCAAAAAGCGAGGAGCTTCCGGGCTCAAATTGTTCAAGCAGTTTGGTTTGGGCTACAAAGACGCCGACGGTTCGTTTCTGAAAATCGATGACCCTCGCTGGGATCCTATTTGGGAAGCATGCGGAAAACTGGGACTGCCGGTAATTATCCATACGGCCGATCCGGTTGCCTTCTTCGACCCGATCGACAAGACCAACGAACGGTGGGAAGAACTGTCTCGCCATCCCGACTGGAGCTTTCATGGGGACAAGTTCCCTTCGCGGGAAGAACTGCTGGCGGCCCGAAACCGCGTGATCGAACGTCACCCCGAAACGACGTTCATCGGAGCTCACTTCGCGAACAACTCGGAAGACCTGGCGACGGTGACGGAATGGCTCGAGAAGTATCCGAATTTGTATATCGAGCCTGCCTCGCGGATTTCAGAGCTTGGTCGTCAGCCCTACACGGCTCGGGACTTCATTATGAAATACCAGGACCGAATCTTGTTCGGCACCGATGGTCCTTGGCCGGAAGAGCGTCTGCGGTACTACTGGCGATTCTTCGAGACCTACGACGAGTATTTCCCTTATTCCGAAAAAGTGCCGCCGCCACAAGGCTTGTGGTACATCTACGGGATTGGACTGCCGGATGACGTTTTGAAGAAGATTTACCACGAAAACGCCGCCAAGATCATTCCCGGCGTGAAAGAGAAACTGATGAAGTACAACGCGAGGCAATCCGCTTCGTAG